Proteins co-encoded in one Scatophagus argus isolate fScaArg1 chromosome 11, fScaArg1.pri, whole genome shotgun sequence genomic window:
- the LOC124066773 gene encoding uncharacterized protein LOC124066773 — MSGYYVYTIGSSEQANTITALQEVPKTLWAVSKYDVGFIKNCEPVVITPKSDFRPCKTQYPLKQEAIEGITPVFESLKAAGVIVPCDDSPVRTPLFPVKKIRDKDQPTEWRFVQDLQAVNAAVQPRAPNAPNPYTILSQVPSNAKFFSVVDLSNAFFSVPVHPNSQFWFAFNFNGRGYTFTRLCQGYCESPTIYNEALRQSLEPLVLSPGSALLQYVDDLMICSPTKEQCEADTVKLLKHLTNTGHKASLSKLQFVQEKVVFLGHVITSEGKTLSPKRVDAIQNIPKPITKKQMMSFLGMCSYCRQFILNYAILEAPLSSLIHGKGLQSQDKITWTLEAEQSFTELKLALQTTPTLGLPDPTKSFTQTVDEKNGYMTSVLLQDHGNRLRPVAYFSSKLDPVAAGLPRCLRAVAAAEKAIMASRDIVSYSDVTLLVPHAVSMILLEQKTSHLSTARWLRYNTVLLEMPNITIKRCNVLNPATLLPTPDDGQEHNCVAVLQQVCSPRPDLQETPLTNPDLVVFVDGSASRDPQTGRNRVGFAVVTNHETLVSGSLPSHYSAQAAELTALTEACKLANNKTVTIYTDSRYAFGVVHDFGTLWKHRQFLKSDGKPILHHDKVAALLDAILLPTSIAVCKCPAHTNNSDLVSLGNARADAAAKRAALQPTILNPLLASTPVSIPSSLTAMQTFATPQEKTLWRRCGATQKEEV, encoded by the exons ATGAGTGGATATTACGTGTACACCATTGGTTCATCAG AACAAGCAAACACTATTACGGCCCTACAGGAGGTCCCTAAGACACTGTGGGCTGTTAGTAAGTATGATGTTGGTTTCATTAAAAATTGTGAACCTGTTGTGATTACTCCGAAATCAGACTTTAGACCGTGCAAGACTCAATACCCGCTTAAACAAGAAGCCATTGAGGGCATAACACCCGTTTTTGAGTCTCTAAAAGCGGCAGGAGTAATTGTTCCCTGTGATGACTCCCCAGTGCGTACACCCCTGTTCCCTGTCAAGAAAATCAGAGATAAAGATCAACCAACGGAATGGCGTTTCGTTCAGGACCTGCAAGCCGTGAATGCAGCAGTCCAACCCAGAGCACCAAACGCCCCAAATCCTTATACCATCCTGTCTCAGGTTCCATCTAACGCAAAGTTCTTTTCAGTGGTAGATCTTTCTAATGCCTTCTTCAGTGTTCCGGTTCATCCTAACagccagttttggtttgctttcaaTTTCAATGGACGAGGCTACACATTCACTCGCCTATGCCAAGGCTACTGTGAAAGCCCCACCATTTATAATGAAGCTCTCAGACAAAGTCTTGAACCTCTTGTTCTCTCCCCAGGCTCTGCTTTGTTACAGTATGTTGATGACCTTATGATCTGCAGCCCAACCAAAGAGCAATGTGAAGCCGACACAGTAAAACTCTTGAAGCATCTGACTAACACTGGTCACAAAGCCAGTCTGTCCAAACTTCAGTTTGTTCAGGAAAAGGTTGTTTTCTTAGGACACGTCATCACTTCTGAAGGGAAGACTCTTTCACCAAAAAGAGTAGATGCAATTCAGAATATTCCAAAACccatcacaaaaaaacaaatgatgtcgTTTCTGGGCATGTGTTCTTATTGTAGacaattcattttaaactaTGCCATTCTTGAAGCTCCACTCTCCTCCCTCATTCATGGCAAAGGTCTACAATCACAAGATAAGATCACATGGACTCTTGAAGCAGAACAGTctttcactgagctgaaactTGCCTTACAGACCACCCCAACATTAGGTCTACCTGATCCTACCAAATCTTTCACTCAAACGGTAGACGAGAAAAATGGATACATGACTTCTGTGTTGCTGCAGGATCACGGAAATAGACTAAGGCCTGTAGCTTACTTTTCTTCAAAACTAGATCCTGTGGCTGCAGGCCTCCCAAGATGTCTCagagctgtggctgctgctgaaaaggCAATCATGGCCTCCCGAGACATTGTGAGCTACTCTGATGTGACCCTCCTCGTCCCACATGCTGTGTCCATGATTTTGCTCGAACAAAAAACTTCTCATCTCTCCACAGCACGATGGTTAAGATACAACACTGTGCTTTTAGAAATGCCTAACATCACTATAAAAAGATGCAATGTTTTAAATCCTGCCACTCTCCTTCCCACACCTGACGATGGACAAGAACATAACTGTGTTGCCGTCCTCCAACAGGTCTGCTCTCCAAGACCGGACCTGCAAGAAACTCCATTAACTAATCCtgatttggttgtttttgtagATGGATCTGCCTCCCGTGACCCACAGACAGGTCGCAACAGAGTTGGATTTGCTGTTGTCACTAATCATGAAACTCTTGTTTCAGGCTCACTTCCCTCTCACTATTCTGCACAAGCAGCAGAACTCACAGCATTGACAGAGGCATGCAAACTGGCAAACAACAAGACTGTAACCATCTACACTGATTCCAGATATGCATTTGGTGTGGTACATGATTTCGGTACtctgtggaaacacagacaatttttaaaatctgatggAAAACCCATTCTCCATCATGACAAGGTTGCAGCTCTTCTAGATGCCATTTTGCTCCCAACTTCAATTGCTGTTTGCAAATGCCCTGCCCATACTAACAACTCAGATTTGGTTTCCCTAGGGAATGCGagagctgatgctgctgcaaaaaGAGCTGCACTCCAGCCCACCATCCTTAATCCTTTGCTTGCTTCAACCCCCGTCTCTATTCCAAGCTCTCTTACAGCAATGCAAACCTTTGCCACACCACAAGAAAAGACGTTGTGGAGACGCTGTGGTgccacacagaaagaagaagtgtGA
- the LOC124067409 gene encoding uncharacterized protein LOC124067409, which translates to MWKGEAEMRSRKTVQKQLPFPCEYPETNEKQISHTKGTQDSQTSSLFPQLAALKLDPDLDGSPPIHLSAPPPYNTTTPNQGRETDSITPQTSTGAASPIAHRLRNPNQDAAFNMPMVEVSGPEGTTLVFRPWTSADITAASQHLPSPTTSGKMFAEQFSTFCQEFKPTVNELKRLLITKMKPTDWQKIAGKFPDADIRCKHITWEHESNAHYRDVVRLLCDAFIQAFPVKINMEKITACKQKDNENPDEYLTRLTEVFNTYSGLQLPDEPNNVPDVWEIHLCNSFLSGLKPDIASAVKSSCIGWNDARLSELRRHAIHAHDQILSKKKKKEETTQKELHMAAMTMYNTVQGREQPNHEQKGRAQGRHRHRKRPTQDACFICGQYGHWKNECPRKTSSIPVDKSD; encoded by the coding sequence atgtgGAAGGGGGAAGCAGAGATGCGAAGTaggaaaacagtgcagaaacaaCTCCCTTTTCCATGTGAATAccctgaaacaaatgaaaagcaaatctcacacacaaaaggaacaCAAGACTCGCAGacttcttctttgtttccacAGTTGGCGGCTTTGAAGCTGGACCCAGACCTTGACGGCAGCCCACCCATCCATCTTTCAGCTCCACCACCATACAACACTACAACACCCAACCAAGGAAGGGAAACAGACTCCATCACGCCACAGACAAGCACAGGAGCAGCTTCTCCAATAGCACACAGACTACGTAATCCAAATCAAGATGCAGCCTTCAACATGCCCATGGTTGAAGTATCTGGACCAGAAGGTACAACGTTGGTTTTCCGCCCATGGACTTCTGCTGACATCACAGCAGCCTCACAACATCTACCCAGCCCAACAACATCAGGCAAAATGTTTGCTGAGCAATTCTCCACATTTTGCCAAGAATTCAAACCCACCGTAAATGAACTAAAAAGACTCCTAATCACCAAGATGAAACCCACAGATTGGCAAAAAATAGCTGGGAAATTCCCAGATGCTGATATCCGTTGTAAGCACATCACTTGGGAACATGAATCTAATGCCCACTATAGAGATGTTGTCCGTCTTCTCTGTGATGCATTTATTCAAGCTTTTCCTGTAAAAATCAACATGGAGAAAATCACTGCCTGCAAGCAGAAGGATAATGAAAACCCTGACGAATATCTCACCCGCCTGACAGAGGTATTCAACACCTACAGTGGCCTGCAACTACCTGACGAACCAAACAATGTTCCGGATGTGTGGGAAATTCATCTttgcaacagtttcttaagTGGACTAAAACCAGACATTGCCTCAGCTGTTAAAAGTTCCTGTATTGGATGGAACGACGCACGTCTGTCAGAACTTCGCAGACATGCCATACACGCCCACGACCAAATActctcaaagaaaaagaaaaaagaagagacaacaCAGAAGGAGCTTCACATGGCAGCAATGACCATGTATAACACAGTCCAAGGACGTGAACAACCGAACCATGAACAAAAAGGAAGAGCACAGGGTCGACACAGACATAGAAAAAGACCTACACAGGATGCTTGTTTCATCTGTGGTCAATATGGACACTGGAAAAATGAGTGTCCCAGAAAAACTTCATCGATTCCAGTGGACAAATCGGACTGA